GCTTTACCCTGACGGTCAAATCGGGAAGCTTGCCAAGCCCGTCAGAAAAATGATTGCCAAGACATTGCAAGACAAAGATGTCAGACAACTGGCAAAATCGTACGATATTCATTTACGCTGTAATAATTCTCAAGCTATGGTAATTGATGTACTTGATTTACAAAGAAAAGACGGCATGCGCAGCGCAAAAATAATATCCGACATAACAACCGCCACAAAGGAAGGGTTAAAAAAGACAATTAAATTTTTAGCCGATTATAACAGTACAGTAAAATCCATTAACGTAAGGTAACAGATATGAATATTAATAAAGTACAGCAATCTAACCAAAATTTCGGCAAGTTATACATGAATGATAACTTGACTAAGTATCCCTTAAATACTATCAATAAGCTTGTAAAGGCGCTGAATAATAAGGAAATTAAAAAAATCTGCAAAGAAGAAGATGTTTATTTGCGCAAATCAGATAACGGATTAAACATTAAAATAGTACGTGATGGCAGTATTACATTCAAGACTGTAGATATTCAAAATAAATCCGTACGCGATATTATAAACAGCTTCAAAACCTGTTAGCTGACGCTCATTCCAATGTGCCTGATTGATTGCATATCCGAAGCATTATAGACATTAACATCTTTTAAGGTCTTTTTAACCATACCAGCGAGAATTTTGTTTGGTCCTATTTCAATAATTGTACTTACATTATTGGCTTCAAAAATTTCCAAAGTTTGCGTCCAATGCACGGAAGAATAAATTTGTTCAGGCATTTTTGTTTTAAATTCCTCCGCAATAACCGTAGCTTTTGCATCAACATTTGTAATAACGGGGATAACAGCATCATTGACCTGCGCTTCTTGGACAAAAGCGTTATATTGTGCTGCGGCATCTTTCATCAAAGAAGAATGAAATGCACCGCTTACAGCCAATGGTATAACTCTTTTTGCGCCCGCTTCTCTTAAAAGTTCATTGGCTTTTTCAACAGCCTGAACTTCGCCTGTAATAACAATTTGTTCGGGCGTATTGTAATTTGCGGCGCTGACAACTCCGAATTCCTGTGCTTTTTCTAAAACTTCATTTAATTTGTCTTCGCTTAAGCCTAAAACAGCGCTCATAGTACCGCCTGAAATTTGACCCATAAGCTCTGCGCGCTTTGTAATGAGTTTGATAGTATCTTCCAAACTCAAAACCCCTGCACAATAAAGTGCGCCATATTCACCCAAGCTGTGTCCCGCGGCAAAATCAGGCGTGATATTTGTTTTGCTTCTTAATGCTTCCAAAGCCGCTATAGATACCGCTAAAATAGCAGGCTGCGTATTTTGGGTCTGTTTTAAATCTTCTTCAGGTCCTTCAAAGCATATTTTAGAAATATTTTTACCTGTAATTAAATCAAATTTTTCAAAAACGGCTTTGGCTTCGGGACTGTTGTCAAACAAATCTTTGCCCATTCCCACAAATTGAGAACCTTGCCCCGGAAATACAAATGCAGTCTTGCCCATAATATTCTCCTTAATAAAGTATTGTTGCACTTGTAATTATAATATAAAAATGCGCCAACTGCCTAGCTTTACCTCTTCACCTTCCAAGTTGGGTTAAAACCCAACCTACATAAACTCAATCCAAGCCTCTCAGCTGCTAAGCTGCTTTCCACTGGATTGCCACAAAATGCTTCGCATTTTTCGCAATGACAAAAATAATTCTTCACCTATTAAACTCATCTCAACTTCCCAGCTGCCTAGCTTCACCCCTTCACCTCTTAAACTCAATCCAAGCCTCTCAGCTTCTCAGCCTCCCAGCCGCCTACCTTCTTTATTGATTGTCCATTTCTTTTTCTTTTTATGCGAACAAAAAGAAAAAGAAACGAACCAAAGAAAAAGAAAAAATACGCTTAGTCGGCTTCTGCCGCAGGCTTTACTACTATTAAAATTTATTTCTAAAGTCTGGTGCTATTCAAACTCAATCAGAGCATAACTTCGCCTAAGTGGTTAAAAATATCGTTAGGCAAAGTAATACTCTGATTTCAAACAATGAATAGCGTCCTATCTTATATCGTAAAGCCTGCTTTGTTAAGCTCTTAAACCTAATCCCAGCTTCTTAGCTTCCTAACTTCTCAGCTGCTAAGCTGCTTTCCACTGGATTGCCACAAAATGCTTCGCATTTTTCGCAATGACAAAAATAATTCTTCACCTATTAAACTCATCTCAGCTTCTCAGCCTCTCAGCTGCTAAGCTTCCTAACTTCCCAGTTGCTAAGCCGCTTTCCACTGGATTGCCACAAAATGCTTCGCATTTTTCGCAATGACAAAAATAATTCTTCACCTATTAAACTCATCTCAGCTTCTCAGCCTCTCAGCTGCTAAGCTTCCTAACTTCCCAGTTGCTANNNNNNNNNNNNNNNNNNNNNNNNNNNNNNNNNNNNNNNNNNNNNNNNNNNNNNNNNNNNNNNNNNNNNNNNNNNNNNNNNNNNNNNNNNNNNNNNNNNNAGCTGCTTTCCACTGGATTGCCATAAAATGCTT
This genomic window from Candidatus Gastranaerophilales bacterium contains:
- the fabD gene encoding ACP S-malonyltransferase, which produces MGKTAFVFPGQGSQFVGMGKDLFDNSPEAKAVFEKFDLITGKNISKICFEGPEEDLKQTQNTQPAILAVSIAALEALRSKTNITPDFAAGHSLGEYGALYCAGVLSLEDTIKLITKRAELMGQISGGTMSAVLGLSEDKLNEVLEKAQEFGVVSAANYNTPEQIVITGEVQAVEKANELLREAGAKRVIPLAVSGAFHSSLMKDAAAQYNAFVQEAQVNDAVIPVITNVDAKATVIAEEFKTKMPEQIYSSVHWTQTLEIFEANNVSTIIEIGPNKILAGMVKKTLKDVNVYNASDMQSIRHIGMSVS